The DNA region TGAGCTtttgagagaaaaagagattGCCTGACTTACACCTCCTCAGTGGCCGTGACTTCGGCGGTTTCCAAGGGAAGACCCAACACACTGCTGCAGAATGGAAGGGCCTCGGAGAAGACGTCCTCGGAACGCAAGAGCACGAGAAGCTCATCACTCGCCTTGCAGCTGTTGCAGCGAGCAGAAACTCCAGAAATGAGTGTGGTGGCGGCTTgtagcagcaacagccaGCCGCTTCTGGTGACAGGAGCCATCATGTTTACCTAATTACAACTCACTTGACAAAAGCGACAAAAAGAGGGATCAAACGAGCGACTTGAAGGCGATGACCTTCATGAAGGAAATATATAAACAGCATAAAAACCGCGGGAGTGGCGTGCATTttgatcatcatcacctgGACGCAGGGCTGAAAGGAGGTGCCAGGGGTGTAAGCCGTTAGCGCCTCAGTTTGCAGGGCCTGGACCGCTGTAGCGGGTCATCGGCACGCTGAATGGGGAAAGAGGATTCCCATAATTCCGTCAATAGCGCCCTTAAAAAGGAGCTTGGTGTTCCAAAATAGCATTCGCTACAGTTCCCTGTCTCACGGATATATATTTACACGTGtttccctccccaccacctggGCAGGCAGCGTTCTAGAATATCACTTCTAGATCTCCTCTCTTGACATCTACACCATGATCAAACCGCCAAACACGGCCGCGAGGGCAGTCAAGCCCAAGACGTACACCGACGAAGCCTTGATACCACCAGCAGCATTGGTGTCGTTGTCTCCACCTTGACCACCagcattgttgttgttgccaccGTTGCCGCCCTGGTTGTTGAGGCCCTGGGGAGCACTTGTTCCATTGCCCCCGTTGGCACCAGTGTCAATCACAAAGTAGGTCGCTCCAATGGCAGGGCCGAGGCCAAGCTGAGTCCTCCAGCGGGAGAGCTATGTCTCATTGTCAGTTTTCACCATGGACATCATCATGACGAGAAGAAAAACCTTACGTTCCAGTTCgcaacctccctctccatccccacacTCTCAAACCCAGCAGTGTTAAACCTGGCCGGCTGGGTGTACAAAGCCATGATGTACCGATGCACGCCCGAGTTGGCATCTGGCTTCGGCGCAGTAAAGTTGGTAAACGGCGCGCCCGCATTCGGCggcctcgccaacctctgcGCCGTGCTCAACACACTCGAGTTTTGCCC from Podospora pseudoanserina strain CBS 124.78 chromosome 1, whole genome shotgun sequence includes:
- a CDS encoding hypothetical protein (COG:S; EggNog:ENOG503P842), with product MYPTVSKSLPLSLLALASVSLADDNAESVSTLSFKNAFVNSGIVPEVIPALDPAVSFYATYKTEGDSNHSELLIPGSSLTVNEISTLPIEFSVENLNNATNITAQTRYLIYLLDADAPARSNPTARNLRHWLAGNFTLNGQNSSVLSTAQRLARPPNAGAPFTNFTAPKPDANSGVHRYIMALYTQPARFNTAGFESVGMEREVANWNLSRWRTQLGLGPAIGATYFVIDTGANGGNGTSAPQGLNNQGGNGGNNNNAGGQGGDNDTNAAGGIKASSVYVLGLTALAAVFGGLIMV